The Tripterygium wilfordii isolate XIE 37 chromosome 4, ASM1340144v1, whole genome shotgun sequence genome has a window encoding:
- the LOC119996688 gene encoding transmembrane emp24 domain-containing protein p24delta9-like, with protein MFGLNTVVIIILGLLSITAQSLRFDLQSGQTKCISEDIKSNAMTVGKYSVVNPSEGHSMPETHRLTTRVTSPYGNNHHYGNHVETGNFAFTAAEAGDYTVCFWAPDHKPPATVTIDFEWRSGLHAKDWSNVARKGQIEVMELELKKLYDTVISIHDEMFYLREREVEMQELNRSTNTKMAGLSFLSLMVCLSVAGLQLWHLKTFFERKKLL; from the exons ATGTTTGGATTGAATACTGTTGTGATTATAATTCTAGGGTTACTGTCAATAACGGCACAATCTCTGCGGTTCGATCTGCAATCGGGGCAAACAAAGTGCATTTCGGAGGACATAAAGAGCAATGCCATGACCGTCGGCAAGTACAGCGTCGTCAATCCCAGCGAAGGACACTCTATGCCGGAGACCCACAGACTCACTACCAGG GTGACTTCTCCATATGGGAACAATCATCACTATGGGAATCATGTGGAAACAGGAAATTTTGCATTCACAGCTGCAGAGGCTGGTGATTACACTGTTTGTTTTTGGGCACCTGATCATAAGCCTCCAGCAACAGTGACAATTGATTTTGAGTGGAGATCTGGTCTACATGCTAAGGATTGGTCTAATGTTGCTAGGAAAGGCCAGATTGAA GTAATGGAACTTGAGTTGAAGAAATTGTATGACACTGTAATTTCCATTCATGATGAGATGTTTTATCTCCGCGAGAG GGAGGTAGAAATGCAAGAACTTAATAGATCAACAAACACCAAAATGGCTGGCCTCAGTTTCCTTTCGCTCATGGTTTGTTTGTCAGTAGCGGGTTTGCAATTATGGCATCTGAAGACGTTCTTCGAGAGGAAAAAGCTGCTCTAG
- the LOC119996684 gene encoding uncharacterized protein LOC119996684 isoform X1 has translation MSKVTAGSFSLYYSGLKAGHFTREKWKGKLKKTEWRCHGVVKNQMTAKPARYSSRISTDIPLIESPGASFDQYLEDKPRVFTAIFPDKRGSHQLNEEEWRIQMLPINFLFRTVWPTVDMRLRFKSGGRDYPPEVPADITKVLELDITRWELRGPDEVLEPAHFTLGVKGALYPDRRGAQSRLKGLMEINISFVLPPVLALIPEDVCRSVAESVRPLKPLHVQYGIFNYICICDKTMCVDKNGGEHEE, from the exons ATGAGTAAAGTTACAGCAGGTTCGTTTAGTCTGTACTATAGTGGGTTGAAAGCTGGGCACTTTACAAGAGAAAAATGGAAGGGGAAGCTAAAGAAGACAGAGTggagatgccatggagttgtcAAGAACCAGATGACAGCGAAACCTGCCAGATACTCTTCAAGGATTTCCACTGACATCCCTCTCATTGAGTCTCCAGGG GCTTCATTTGATCAATATTTGGAGGATAAGCCCAGGGTCTTCACAGCGATTTTCCCTGACAAAAGGGGGAGCCACCAACTGAATGAG GAAGAGTGGAGAATTCAGATGCTGCCTATAAACTTTTTGTTCCGAACTGTCTGGCCAACAGTAGACATGAGACTGAGATTCAAATCGGGAGGGAGAGACTATCCACCAGAAGTACCTGCTGATATCACAAAAGTTCTCGAGCTGGACATT ACCAGGTGGGAGCTCCGTGGACCGGACGAGGTTCTTGAGCCGGCTCATTTCACACTTGGTGTAAAAGGAGCCTTGTATCCGGATAGACGGGGAGCACAAAGCAGGCTTAAAGGTCTGATGGAGATAAATATAAGCTTTGTTCTTCCTCCTGTGCTTGCTTTGATTCCTGAAGATGTTTGCAGAAGCGTTGCGGAGTCGGTTAGACCACTAAAGCCCCTTCATGTGCAGTATGGGATTTTTAACTACATATGTATATGTGATAAAACTATGT GTGTTGACAAGAATGGTGGAGAACATGAAGAATAA
- the LOC119996676 gene encoding uncharacterized protein At5g39570-like, giving the protein MPYYSRSEDDVNEFDDYDPTPYGGGYDIVLTYGRPIRPTEDTCYPNSSSDDFDYNRPQYSSSAEPSAYADEALQTEYSSYARPKPRPAPGFVPGGGGGYGGSRPEPAYGFEPGMNRPGYGSGSAGGTGYGRRPESEEPGSEYGSGYGRKAEFGAPESEYESGYGRKPEQDYGSGYGGRTESEYGSGYGGRKEPEYGSGYGGRKEPEYGSGYGGRTEPEYGSGYGGRTESQYGSGYGGKTESGYGESTEYEGRRSESGYGRKQGYGEEQQSGYGYGGERTEYEKPSHGRTEYERTGHGGDEPPRRQIRESEEGGYGRRSDGKSEDYRKPSYGRRDEDDDDSPKYGRKKHGDDSSNDDEDEEKKKHRYKHHHHKHKHHDDE; this is encoded by the exons ATGCCGTACTACTCAAGAAGCGAGGACGACGTCAACGAGTTCGACGATTACGATCCCACCCCCTATGGTGGCGGTTACGACATTGTTCTCACCTATGGTCGCCCGATTCGGCCAACTGAGGACACCTGTTACCCCAATTCCTCTTCTGATGACTTTGATTACAATCGTCCCCAGTACTCGTCCTCTGCCGAACCCTCTGCCTATGCTGATGAGGCTCTCCAGACTGAGTACAGCAGCTATGCTCGCCCTAAACCCCGACCTGCTCCCGGTTTTGTTCCAGGTGGGGGAGGAGGATATGGAGGGTCTAGGCCAGAGCCTGCTTATGGGTTTGAACCTGGTATGAATAGGCCTGGATATGGATCTGGGTCAGCTGGCGGGACTGGATATGGCCGGAGGCCTGAGTCTGAGGAGCCCGGATCAGAGTATGGATCTGGGTATGGTCGTAAGGCCGAGTTTGGGGCCCCTGAATCAGAATATGAATCCGGTTATGGCCGGAAACCTGAGCAAGATTACGGATCTGGTTATGGCGGGAGGACTGAATCCGAGTACGGATCAGGCTATGGGGGGAGGAAGGAACCCGAGTACGGATCAGGTTATGGCGGGAGGAAGGAACCCGAGTACGGTTCAGGTTACGGAGGAAGGACTGAGCCCGAATATGGAAGTGGCTATGGCGGAAGGACTGAATCCCAGTATGGCTCGGGATATGGCGGGAAAACCGAGTCCGGATATGGAGAAAGTACCGAGTATGAGGGTAGGAGGTCAGAGTCTGGGTATGGCCGTAAGCAGGGATATGGGGAGGAGCAGCAAAGTGGGTATGGCTATGGAGGAGAAAGAACTGAGTATGAGAAGCCAAGCCATGGAAGGACTGAATATGAGAGGACTGGCCATGGAGGAGATGAACCCCCAAGAAGGCAGATCCGTGAAAGCGAGGAAGGAGGCTATGGAAGGCGGAGTGATGGAAAATCTGAGGACTACAGGAAACCCTCTTATGGTAGgcgtgatgaagatgatgatgatagtcCAAAGTATGGCCGCAAGAAACAT GGGGATGATAGCTctaatgatgatgaggatgaggagaaaaagaaacatcGCTAtaaacaccaccaccacaagcACAAGCACCATGATGACGAATGA
- the LOC119996684 gene encoding uncharacterized protein LOC119996684 isoform X4 has product MSKVTAGSFSLYYSGLKAGHFTREKWKGKLKKTEWRCHGVVKNQMTAKPARYSSRISTDIPLIESPGASFDQYLEDKPRVFTAIFPDKRGSHQLNEEEWRIQMLPINFLFRTVWPTVDMRLRFKSGGRDYPPEVPADITKVLELDITRWELRGPDEVLEPAHFTLGVKGALYPDRRGAQSRLKGVDKNGGEHEE; this is encoded by the exons ATGAGTAAAGTTACAGCAGGTTCGTTTAGTCTGTACTATAGTGGGTTGAAAGCTGGGCACTTTACAAGAGAAAAATGGAAGGGGAAGCTAAAGAAGACAGAGTggagatgccatggagttgtcAAGAACCAGATGACAGCGAAACCTGCCAGATACTCTTCAAGGATTTCCACTGACATCCCTCTCATTGAGTCTCCAGGG GCTTCATTTGATCAATATTTGGAGGATAAGCCCAGGGTCTTCACAGCGATTTTCCCTGACAAAAGGGGGAGCCACCAACTGAATGAG GAAGAGTGGAGAATTCAGATGCTGCCTATAAACTTTTTGTTCCGAACTGTCTGGCCAACAGTAGACATGAGACTGAGATTCAAATCGGGAGGGAGAGACTATCCACCAGAAGTACCTGCTGATATCACAAAAGTTCTCGAGCTGGACATT ACCAGGTGGGAGCTCCGTGGACCGGACGAGGTTCTTGAGCCGGCTCATTTCACACTTGGTGTAAAAGGAGCCTTGTATCCGGATAGACGGGGAGCACAAAGCAGGCTTAAAG GTGTTGACAAGAATGGTGGAGAACATGAAGAATAA
- the LOC119996662 gene encoding phosphate transporter PHO1 homolog 9-like yields the protein MKFGKEFAAQMIQEWQEAYMDYRHLKKVLKDILHFRKKHSSPSPTAATTSKGKLKRRVSLYRTFSGLTSRINGRSPKGNEDEVILVSAVQGEGIDSTHYQTMFLMSAGDEGENELLFFRRLDVEFNKVLDFYKKKVEEAMGEARELSEQMNALIAFRIKVDDPVFRGAKMTNLANNGVLGSDHPSRTGQSNMETIQEVEMSSESVSEEGEQRISKSDHIQGFRPAPLEVLDHVKINISPDTPVSTVKTILNCFNSGVSYSKKELKMVESIMMRALVEFYQKLLSLKSYCFLNQLAFSKIMKKYDKITSRNASKEYLRMVDNSYLSRSDEITKLMERVEVTFVKHFASGNRRKGMAILRPNARRERHKTTYFFGFFSGGAIALIVAIFVLLHARDVFQSAGRTQYMDNIFPLYSLFGFIALHMVMYAGNVYFWKRYRVNYSFIFGFKQGTELGYREVLLLSSGLVVLTFAGVLSNLDMEMDPRTESFMAATELVPLGLLTLVLLITFCPFNIIYCSSRFFLIRSAFHCICAPFYKVTLPDFFLADQLTSQVQAFRSLEFYICYYGWGDFMRRSNTCQASDIYEAFNYVVTIIPYWLRFLQCFRRLLEEKERMHALNGLKYMSTIIAVAAKTGYELNKTMTWKTTAIVTCGVATVVNTYWDIVIDWGLLQRNSRNPWLRDKLLVPNKIVYFVAMVLNVVLRLAWMQTVLGFTEAPFLHRTALIAIVASLEIIRRGLWNFFRLENEHLNNVGKYRAFKSVPLPFNYDDREDKM from the exons ATGAAGTTCGGCAAGGAATTCGCAGCACAGATGATACAAGAGTGGCAAGAAGCGTACATGGACTACCGCCATCTCAAAAAAGTATTGAAAGACATACTACATTTCAGGAAGAAACACTCGTCACCATCACCAACAGCAGCAACAACTTCCAAAGGAAAATTGAAGAGAAGGGTTTCACTCTACAGAACCTTTAGTGGTCTAACAAGCAGAATTAATGGAAGATCTCCCAAGGGAAATGAAGATGAAGTGATACTAGTTAGTGCTGTTCAAGGTGAAGGGATTGATTCAACCCATTACCAGACAATGTTTTTAATGTCGGCAGGCGATGAAGGAGAGAATGAGCTTCTGTTCTTTAGAAGGCTTGATGTTGAGTTCAATAAGGTACTTGATTTCTATAAGAAGAAAGTGGAGGAAGCGATGGGAGAGGCTCGTGAGTTGAGTGAACAAATGAATGCTTTGATTGCTTTTCGGATTAAGGTCGATGATCCTGTCTTTCGAGGGGCTAAGATGACCAATCTGGCAAACAATGGCGTTCTGGGTTCTGATCATCCTTCAAGAACAG GGCAATCAAATATGGAGACAATTCAGGAAGTTGAGATGAGCAGTGAAAGTGTTTCAGAAGAAGGAGAACAGAGAATAAGCAAGAGTGATCATATCCAGGGCTTTAGACCAGCTCCACTAGAAGTACTTGATCATGTGAAGATTAATATAAGCCCTGATACGCCAGTATCGACTGTGAAAACTATCCTAAATTGCTTCAATTCGGGCGTGTCGTACAGCAAGAAAGAGTTGAAGATGGTGGAGTCAATAATGATGCGAGCTCTTGTCGAATTCTATCAAAAGCTTCTGTCTTTGAAAAGCTACTG CTTCTTGAATCAATTGGCATTCTCCaagatcatgaagaagtatgaCAAG ATAACTTCAAGGAATGCTTCGAAGGAGTACTTACGGATGGTTGACAATTCATATCTTAGCCGCTCTGATGAG ATTACTAAGCTCATGGAAAGAGTAGAGGTTACATTCGTTAAACACTTTGCGAGTGGAAATCGTCGAAAAGGAATGGCCATATTAAGACCAAACGCCAGAAGAGAAAGGCATAAAACTACTTATTTCTTTG GATTCTTTTCTGGCGGCGCAATAGCACTCATTGTGgccatttttgttcttttacatGCCAGAGATGTCTTCCAGAGTGCAGGACGTACACAGTACATGGACAACATATTCCCTCTTTACAG TTTGTTCGGATTCATTGCCTTGCATATGGTGATGTATGCTGGAAATGTGTACTTTTGGAAGCGTTATAGGGTCAATTATTCCTTCATTTTCGGGTTCAAGCAAGGAACTGAGTTGGGTTATAGAGAAGTATTACTTCTAAGTTCAGGCCTTGTAGTACTTACATTTGCTGGAGTTCTGTCAAACCTGGACATGGAGATGGATCCAAGAACAGAAAGTTTCATGGCAGCAACTGAGTTAGTTCCTCTTGGACTGCTCACT CTTGTTCTTCTGATAACATTCTGCCCGTTCAACATCATATATTGTTCAAGTCGCTTCTTCCTTATCCGCAGTGCATTTCATTGCATTTGTGCTCctttttacaag GTCACTCTCCCGGATTTTTTCCTTGCAGATCAGCTTACTAGCCAA GTACAAGCTTTCAGAAGTTTGGAATTCTATATTTGCTACTATGGTTGGGGGGATTTCATGAGGAGGTCAAACACATGTCAAGCAAGCGATATTTACGAGGCCTTCAATTATGTCGTAACAATTATTCCATACTGGCTTCGTTTCCTCCAG TGTTTTCGACGTTTACtcgaagagaaagaaagaatgcATGCACTAAATGGGCTGAAATACATGTCAACAATCATCGCAGTCGCTGCCAAAACAGGTTACGAATTGAACAAAACAATGACTTGGAAAACCACGGCCATAGTCACTTGTGGTGTTGCAACAGTTGTCAACACATATTGGGACATAGTCATAGACTGGGGTCTTCTACAAAGAAATTCAAGAAATCCATGGCTTAGAGACAAGCTCCTTGTACCAAATAAAATTGTCTACTTTGTAGCTATG GTGTTAAATGTCGTACTAAGGCTTGCCTGGATGCAGACCGTGTTAGGCTTCACAGAAGCACCTTTTCTACACAGAACAGCCTTGATTGCAATAGTTGCAAGCTTGGAGATCATTCGCCGCGGCCTCTGGAATTTCTTCAG GTTGGAGAATGAGCACTTGAATAATGTGGGGAAGTATAGAGCTTTCAAGTCAGTACCACTACCTTTCAACTATGATGACCGTGAAGATAAGATGTAG
- the LOC119996684 gene encoding uncharacterized protein LOC119996684 isoform X2: MSKVTAGSFSLYYSGLKAGHFTREKWKGKLKKTEWRCHGVVKNQMTAKPARYSSRISTDIPLIESPGASFDQYLEDKPRVFTAIFPDKRGSHQLNEEEWRIQMLPINFLFRTVWPTVDMRLRFKSGGRDYPPEVPADITKVLELDITRWELRGPDEVLEPAHFTLGVKGALYPDRRGAQSRLKGLMEINISFVLPPVLALIPEDVCRSVAESVLTRMVENMKNKVNGSLIADYGEFKRTRPKNLQD, encoded by the exons ATGAGTAAAGTTACAGCAGGTTCGTTTAGTCTGTACTATAGTGGGTTGAAAGCTGGGCACTTTACAAGAGAAAAATGGAAGGGGAAGCTAAAGAAGACAGAGTggagatgccatggagttgtcAAGAACCAGATGACAGCGAAACCTGCCAGATACTCTTCAAGGATTTCCACTGACATCCCTCTCATTGAGTCTCCAGGG GCTTCATTTGATCAATATTTGGAGGATAAGCCCAGGGTCTTCACAGCGATTTTCCCTGACAAAAGGGGGAGCCACCAACTGAATGAG GAAGAGTGGAGAATTCAGATGCTGCCTATAAACTTTTTGTTCCGAACTGTCTGGCCAACAGTAGACATGAGACTGAGATTCAAATCGGGAGGGAGAGACTATCCACCAGAAGTACCTGCTGATATCACAAAAGTTCTCGAGCTGGACATT ACCAGGTGGGAGCTCCGTGGACCGGACGAGGTTCTTGAGCCGGCTCATTTCACACTTGGTGTAAAAGGAGCCTTGTATCCGGATAGACGGGGAGCACAAAGCAGGCTTAAAGGTCTGATGGAGATAAATATAAGCTTTGTTCTTCCTCCTGTGCTTGCTTTGATTCCTGAAGATGTTTGCAGAAGCGTTGCGGAGTCG GTGTTGACAAGAATGGTGGAGAACATGAAGAATAAAGTTAATGGCAGTTTGATTGCGGATTATGGTGAGTTCAAGAGGACGAGACCTAAAAACCTCCAGGATTGA
- the LOC119996684 gene encoding uncharacterized protein LOC119996684 isoform X3: MSKVTAGSFSLYYSGLKAGHFTREKWKGKLKKTEWRCHGVVKNQMTAKPARYSSRISTDIPLIESPGASFDQYLEDKPRVFTAIFPDKRGSHQLNEEEWRIQMLPINFLFRTVWPTVDMRLRFKSGGRDYPPEVPADITKVLELDITRWELRGPDEVLEPAHFTLGVKGALYPDRRGAQSRLKGLMEINISFVLPPVLALIPEDVCRSVAESVRPLKPLHVQC, encoded by the exons ATGAGTAAAGTTACAGCAGGTTCGTTTAGTCTGTACTATAGTGGGTTGAAAGCTGGGCACTTTACAAGAGAAAAATGGAAGGGGAAGCTAAAGAAGACAGAGTggagatgccatggagttgtcAAGAACCAGATGACAGCGAAACCTGCCAGATACTCTTCAAGGATTTCCACTGACATCCCTCTCATTGAGTCTCCAGGG GCTTCATTTGATCAATATTTGGAGGATAAGCCCAGGGTCTTCACAGCGATTTTCCCTGACAAAAGGGGGAGCCACCAACTGAATGAG GAAGAGTGGAGAATTCAGATGCTGCCTATAAACTTTTTGTTCCGAACTGTCTGGCCAACAGTAGACATGAGACTGAGATTCAAATCGGGAGGGAGAGACTATCCACCAGAAGTACCTGCTGATATCACAAAAGTTCTCGAGCTGGACATT ACCAGGTGGGAGCTCCGTGGACCGGACGAGGTTCTTGAGCCGGCTCATTTCACACTTGGTGTAAAAGGAGCCTTGTATCCGGATAGACGGGGAGCACAAAGCAGGCTTAAAGGTCTGATGGAGATAAATATAAGCTTTGTTCTTCCTCCTGTGCTTGCTTTGATTCCTGAAGATGTTTGCAGAAGCGTTGCGGAGTCGGTTAGACCACTAAAGCCCCTTCATGTGCA GTGTTGA